A region of Streptomyces sp. NBC_01750 DNA encodes the following proteins:
- a CDS encoding DUF6167 family protein, protein MFRRTFWFTAGAAAGVWATTKVNRKLKQLTPESLAAQAANKAIDAGHKLKDFALDVRAGMVQREAELGEALGLEASAEPGLPAQRRFAAIDRPKHSYNSYPSHNRNEDH, encoded by the coding sequence ATGTTCCGCCGTACCTTCTGGTTCACCGCGGGCGCCGCAGCCGGCGTCTGGGCCACCACCAAGGTCAACCGCAAGCTCAAGCAGCTGACCCCCGAGAGCCTCGCGGCGCAGGCCGCGAACAAGGCGATCGACGCGGGCCACAAGCTCAAGGACTTCGCCCTCGACGTCAGGGCCGGCATGGTCCAGCGCGAGGCCGAACTGGGCGAGGCGTTGGGCTTGGAGGCATCCGCCGAGCCCGGACTCCCCGCGCAGCGACGCTTCGCTGCCATCGACCGACCGAAGCACTCGTACAACTCGTACCCCTCGCACAACCGGAATGAGGACCACTGA
- a CDS encoding DUF948 domain-containing protein yields MTGGEVAGILVAVFWAILVSFLAVVLVRLAQTLRATTKLVAEVTEQAVPLLADASATVRNAQTQLDRVDAIATDVQEVTSNASALSTTVASTFGGPLVKVAAFGYGVRRAMSRKSDDTPAAAPSRRAVIVGRTVPAARRKKRKG; encoded by the coding sequence GTGACCGGTGGAGAGGTTGCCGGGATCCTGGTGGCCGTCTTCTGGGCGATTCTGGTCTCCTTCCTCGCCGTGGTGCTGGTGAGGCTGGCCCAGACGCTCAGGGCGACCACCAAACTCGTGGCGGAAGTGACCGAGCAGGCGGTGCCGCTGCTGGCCGACGCCTCCGCGACGGTGCGCAACGCGCAGACCCAGCTCGACCGGGTCGACGCCATCGCGACGGACGTCCAGGAAGTCACCTCCAACGCCTCGGCGCTCTCGACGACCGTCGCCTCGACCTTCGGCGGCCCGCTGGTCAAGGTCGCCGCCTTCGGCTACGGCGTACGCCGGGCCATGAGCCGCAAGAGCGATGACACGCCGGCCGCGGCACCGTCCCGTCGTGCGGTGATCGTCGGCCGCACCGTGCCGGCCGCCCGGCGCAAGAAGCGGAAAGGCTGA
- the rpsD gene encoding 30S ribosomal protein S4, with protein sequence MPNQSRPKVKKSRALGIALTPKAVKYFEARPYPPGEHGRGRKQNSDYKVRLLEKQRLRAQYDISERQMARAYDRAKKAEGKTGDALVIELERRLDALVLRSGIARTIYQARQMVVHGHIEVNGGKVDKPSFRVRPDDVVMVRERSREKSLFQVAREGGFAPDGETPRYLQVNLKALAFRLDRDPQRKEVPVICDEQLVVEYYAR encoded by the coding sequence GTGCCTAACCAGTCGCGTCCCAAGGTCAAGAAGTCACGCGCGCTCGGTATCGCGCTGACGCCGAAGGCTGTCAAGTACTTCGAAGCCCGCCCCTACCCGCCGGGCGAGCACGGCCGTGGCCGCAAGCAGAACTCTGACTACAAGGTGCGTCTGCTCGAGAAGCAGCGTCTGCGCGCCCAGTACGACATCAGCGAGCGCCAGATGGCGCGTGCCTACGACCGCGCCAAGAAGGCCGAGGGCAAGACCGGTGACGCGCTGGTCATCGAGCTCGAGCGCCGCCTCGACGCCCTGGTCCTGCGTTCGGGCATCGCCCGCACCATCTACCAGGCCCGTCAGATGGTCGTGCACGGCCACATCGAGGTCAACGGTGGCAAGGTCGACAAGCCGTCGTTCCGCGTCCGTCCCGACGACGTGGTGATGGTCCGCGAGCGCAGCCGCGAGAAGTCGCTCTTCCAGGTCGCGCGTGAGGGTGGCTTCGCCCCCGACGGCGAGACCCCCCGCTACCTGCAGGTCAACCTGAAGGCCCTGGCGTTCCGCCTGGACCGTGACCCGCAGCGCAAGGAAGTTCCGGTCATCTGCGACGAGCAGCTGGTCGTCGAGTACTACGCCCGCTGA
- a CDS encoding DUF2470 domain-containing protein produces the protein MPSAAERTRTLVQSTCSGVVLIPGLDGARPDQLTPRARVVGHDGEVFLLFPADSPAVRAATHAQDDELSAVLEITDVAPVSVPHRIRGRAWVSGWLTCVPGLAEPGSMMLRLEVGEACVDDLWGAESVEPEEFAQASVDPLVTHEADLLQHLHSAHGEQVQELCGLLGDRADRAGANRQRAVPLALDRFGLRVRFVGEPCFDARFDFPEPVRDVTELRRAMHTLFGAASH, from the coding sequence ATGCCGTCAGCAGCCGAGCGCACACGAACTCTCGTACAGAGTACATGCTCCGGGGTAGTGCTCATCCCCGGCCTGGACGGAGCACGTCCTGACCAGCTCACACCTCGGGCGCGGGTCGTGGGGCATGACGGCGAGGTGTTCCTGCTGTTTCCCGCCGACTCACCGGCTGTGCGGGCCGCCACGCACGCCCAGGACGACGAACTGTCCGCCGTGCTGGAGATCACCGACGTCGCCCCGGTGTCCGTGCCCCATCGTATCCGCGGCCGCGCCTGGGTCTCCGGCTGGCTCACCTGCGTACCCGGCCTGGCCGAGCCCGGCTCCATGATGCTGCGGCTCGAGGTGGGCGAGGCCTGCGTCGACGATCTGTGGGGCGCGGAGAGCGTCGAGCCGGAGGAGTTCGCGCAGGCGTCCGTCGATCCTCTTGTGACGCACGAGGCCGACCTGCTGCAGCATCTGCACTCCGCGCACGGCGAGCAGGTGCAGGAGCTGTGCGGGCTGCTCGGCGACCGGGCGGACAGGGCGGGCGCGAACCGGCAGCGTGCGGTGCCGCTGGCACTGGACCGGTTCGGACTGCGGGTGCGGTTCGTGGGCGAGCCGTGCTTCGACGCCCGCTTCGACTTTCCCGAACCGGTACGCGATGTCACCGAGCTGCGCCGGGCGATGCACACGCTCTTCGGAGCCGCTTCGCACTGA
- a CDS encoding replication-associated recombination protein A, with protein MEPDLFTAAAEERQEKDPSSSPLAVRMRPRTLDEVVGQQHLLKPGSPLRRLVGEGGGGPAGPSSVILWGPPGIGKTTLAYVVSKATNKRFVELSAITAGVKEVRAVIEGARRAAGGFGKETVLFLDEIHRFSKAQQDSLLPAVENRWVTLIAATTENPYFSIISPLLSRSLLLTLESLTDEDLTGLLRRALTDQRGLGGVVALPEDSEAHLLRIAGGDARRALTALEAAAGAAMDKSEKAISLQTLEETVDRAAVKYDRDGDQHYDVASALIKSIRGSDVDAALHYLARMIEAGEDPRFIARRLMISASEDIGLADPTALPTAVAAAQAVAMIGFPEAALTLSHATIALALAPKSNAATTAIGAALADVRNGLAGAVPPHLRDGHYKGAAKLGHAQGYVYPHDVPGAIAAQQYAPDAVHGKRYYEPTRYGAEARYADVVEKVRERLRPEGQAEGR; from the coding sequence GTGGAGCCCGACCTCTTTACCGCCGCAGCCGAAGAACGCCAGGAGAAGGATCCGTCCAGCAGCCCACTGGCCGTTCGGATGCGTCCGCGCACCCTCGACGAAGTCGTCGGCCAGCAGCATCTGCTGAAGCCGGGATCGCCGCTGCGCCGGCTCGTCGGCGAAGGCGGCGGCGGCCCCGCCGGTCCGTCGTCCGTGATCCTCTGGGGCCCGCCCGGCATCGGCAAGACGACCCTCGCGTATGTCGTCTCCAAGGCCACCAACAAGCGCTTTGTGGAGCTCTCCGCGATCACCGCGGGCGTCAAGGAGGTCCGGGCGGTCATCGAGGGAGCCCGCCGCGCGGCCGGCGGCTTCGGCAAGGAGACCGTCCTCTTCCTCGACGAGATCCACCGTTTCTCCAAGGCGCAGCAGGACTCCCTGCTGCCCGCCGTGGAGAACCGCTGGGTCACGCTGATCGCCGCCACCACCGAGAATCCGTACTTCTCGATCATCTCCCCGCTGCTGTCCCGCTCCCTGCTGCTCACGCTGGAATCGCTCACGGACGAGGATCTGACCGGACTGCTGCGACGGGCGCTCACCGACCAACGCGGCCTGGGCGGCGTGGTCGCACTCCCGGAGGACTCCGAGGCACATCTGCTGCGGATTGCCGGCGGCGACGCCCGCCGGGCGCTGACCGCGCTCGAGGCCGCGGCCGGCGCGGCCATGGACAAGAGCGAGAAGGCGATCAGCCTCCAGACGCTGGAGGAGACCGTCGACCGCGCTGCGGTGAAGTACGACCGCGACGGCGATCAGCACTACGACGTGGCGAGCGCTCTCATCAAGTCCATCCGCGGCTCCGATGTGGACGCGGCGCTGCACTATCTGGCGCGCATGATCGAGGCGGGGGAGGACCCGCGGTTCATCGCCCGCCGGCTGATGATCTCGGCGAGCGAGGACATTGGCCTCGCGGACCCGACGGCTCTGCCGACCGCGGTCGCCGCCGCCCAGGCCGTGGCCATGATCGGTTTCCCCGAGGCGGCCCTCACTCTCAGCCACGCCACCATCGCGCTGGCGCTGGCCCCCAAGTCGAATGCCGCCACCACCGCGATCGGCGCCGCGCTGGCGGACGTACGGAACGGACTGGCCGGAGCGGTCCCGCCGCATCTTCGCGACGGCCACTACAAGGGGGCGGCCAAGCTCGGTCATGCCCAGGGCTATGTCTATCCGCACGATGTGCCGGGTGCGATCGCCGCCCAGCAGTACGCCCCGGACGCGGTGCACGGCAAGCGCTACTACGAGCCCACGCGGTACGGCGCGGAGGCGCGCTATGCCGATGTGGTCGAGAAGGTGCGCGAGCGGCTGCGCCCGGAAGGCCAGGCCGAGGGGCGGTGA
- a CDS encoding vitamin K epoxide reductase family protein: MKTAPVDDVSSGRQADGSKGTIGGGRAFAWLLVITGAAGLLASWVITIDKIKLAEDPSFTPGCSLNPVVSCGNIMKSEQAAAFGFPNPMMGLVAYSMVIAIGVALLAGARYRRWYWLGLNAGCLFGVGFCTWLQYQSLYNINSLCLWCSLAWVATIVMFCYVTLHNIRHYVIKVPEGLRKGLLEFHWMPPVLWIGIIGMLILTRWWDFWTS; the protein is encoded by the coding sequence ATGAAGACTGCACCTGTTGACGACGTGTCCTCCGGCCGGCAGGCCGACGGCTCCAAGGGCACGATCGGTGGCGGTCGTGCCTTCGCATGGCTGCTGGTGATCACGGGTGCGGCCGGGCTGCTGGCCTCATGGGTGATCACGATCGACAAGATCAAGCTGGCGGAGGATCCGTCGTTCACGCCCGGCTGCAGTCTGAATCCGGTCGTTTCCTGCGGCAACATCATGAAGAGCGAGCAGGCCGCGGCGTTCGGGTTCCCGAATCCGATGATGGGGCTGGTGGCGTACTCGATGGTGATCGCCATCGGGGTCGCGCTGCTGGCCGGGGCCCGCTACCGCCGCTGGTACTGGCTCGGTCTCAACGCCGGCTGTCTCTTCGGCGTCGGGTTCTGCACCTGGCTGCAGTACCAGTCGCTGTACAACATCAACTCGCTGTGCCTGTGGTGCTCGCTGGCCTGGGTCGCCACGATCGTGATGTTCTGCTACGTCACCCTGCACAACATCAGGCACTACGTCATCAAGGTCCCGGAGGGGCTGCGAAAGGGCCTCCTGGAGTTCCACTGGATGCCGCCGGTGCTGTGGATCGGGATCATCGGGATGCTGATCCTGACCCGCTGGTGGGACTTCTGGACCAGCTGA
- the hisS gene encoding histidine--tRNA ligase, with protein MSTFQAPKGTYDLIPPTSAMTLAVREAISAPLKNSGYGYIETPGFENVELFSRGVGESTDIVSKEMYAFETKGGDKLALRPEGTASVLRAALEANLHKAGNLPVKLWYSGSYYRYERPQKGRYRHFSQVGAEAIGVEDPALDAELIILADQAYRSLGLRDFRILLNSLGDKECRPVYRDALQGFLRGLELDEDTRRRIEINPLRVLDDKRAEVQKQLVGAPLLRDYLCDACKAYHEEVRELLTAAGVTYEDDEKLVRGLDYYTRTTFEFVHDGLGSQSAVGGGGRYDGLSEMIGGPALPSVGWALGVDRTVLALEAEGIELELPSTTRVFAVPLGEEARRVLFALVTELRKAGVAADFSYGGKGLKGAMKSANRSGARYTLVAGERDLAEGVVQLKDMESGEQSPVALADAVTVIRERLA; from the coding sequence GTGAGCACCTTTCAGGCCCCCAAGGGCACGTACGACCTGATTCCGCCGACGTCCGCGATGACCCTCGCGGTGCGTGAGGCGATCTCCGCACCGCTGAAGAACTCCGGCTACGGCTACATCGAGACGCCCGGATTCGAGAACGTCGAGCTGTTCTCGCGCGGTGTCGGCGAATCCACCGACATCGTCTCCAAGGAGATGTACGCCTTCGAGACCAAGGGCGGCGACAAGCTGGCGCTGCGTCCCGAAGGCACCGCATCCGTGCTGCGCGCGGCGCTGGAGGCCAACCTCCACAAGGCCGGCAACCTGCCGGTGAAGCTCTGGTACTCGGGCTCGTACTACCGCTACGAGCGCCCGCAGAAGGGCCGCTACAGGCACTTCTCGCAGGTCGGCGCAGAAGCGATCGGTGTGGAAGACCCGGCGTTGGACGCCGAGCTGATCATCCTGGCCGACCAGGCGTACCGCTCGCTCGGCCTGCGTGATTTCCGCATCCTGCTGAACTCGCTGGGCGACAAGGAGTGCCGCCCCGTCTACCGGGACGCGCTTCAGGGCTTTCTGCGCGGGCTCGAGCTGGACGAGGACACCCGGCGCCGGATCGAGATCAACCCGCTGCGGGTCCTCGACGACAAGCGCGCGGAGGTCCAGAAGCAGCTGGTGGGCGCGCCGCTGCTGCGTGACTACCTGTGCGACGCGTGCAAGGCGTACCACGAGGAGGTGCGTGAGCTGCTGACCGCGGCGGGCGTCACGTACGAGGACGACGAGAAGCTGGTGCGCGGCCTCGACTACTACACGCGCACGACCTTCGAGTTCGTCCACGACGGTCTCGGCTCGCAGTCCGCGGTGGGCGGCGGCGGCCGCTACGACGGCCTCTCCGAGATGATCGGCGGCCCGGCGCTGCCGTCGGTCGGCTGGGCGCTCGGCGTGGACCGTACGGTCCTGGCGCTGGAGGCGGAGGGCATCGAGCTCGAACTCCCCTCCACCACGAGGGTGTTCGCGGTCCCGCTCGGCGAGGAGGCGCGCCGCGTGCTGTTCGCTCTCGTCACGGAGTTGCGCAAGGCCGGTGTCGCGGCGGACTTCTCGTACGGCGGGAAGGGCCTCAAGGGCGCGATGAAGAGCGCGAACCGCTCGGGCGCGCGCTACACGCTTGTGGCCGGCGAGCGCGATCTCGCCGAGGGTGTGGTCCAGCTCAAGGACATGGAGAGCGGCGAGCAGTCGCCGGTGGCTCTGGCGGACGCGGTGACCGTGATCCGTGAACGCCTGGCCTGA
- a CDS encoding MBL fold metallo-hydrolase: MLIAGFPAGAWGTNCYLVAPAAGEECVIIDPGHQAAEGVEEALAKHRLKPVAVVLTHGHIDHVASVVPVCGAHDVPAWIHPADRYMMSDPEKALGRSIGMPLMGELTVGEPDDVKELADGVELRLAGLDFSVAHAPGHTKGSVTFRMPETDDIPSVFFSGDLLFAGSIGRTDLPGGDHAEMLESLARVCLPLDDSTVVLSGHGPQTTIGRERATNPYVRDVAAGLGSAAAPRRGM, from the coding sequence GTGCTTATTGCCGGGTTCCCCGCAGGAGCCTGGGGGACCAACTGTTACCTGGTCGCCCCGGCCGCAGGCGAGGAGTGCGTGATCATCGACCCGGGCCACCAGGCGGCCGAGGGAGTCGAAGAAGCGCTTGCGAAGCATCGGCTCAAGCCTGTCGCCGTCGTGCTCACGCATGGCCACATCGACCATGTCGCCTCTGTTGTCCCGGTGTGCGGCGCCCATGACGTACCGGCGTGGATCCACCCCGCGGACCGGTACATGATGAGCGACCCGGAGAAGGCGCTGGGCCGGTCGATCGGGATGCCGCTGATGGGCGAGCTGACCGTGGGAGAGCCGGACGACGTCAAGGAGCTGGCCGACGGTGTCGAGCTGCGCCTCGCCGGCCTCGACTTCTCGGTCGCGCACGCGCCCGGCCATACCAAGGGGTCGGTGACGTTCCGGATGCCCGAGACCGATGACATTCCGTCGGTCTTCTTCTCGGGAGATCTGCTCTTCGCCGGCTCCATCGGACGCACGGACCTGCCCGGGGGCGACCACGCCGAGATGCTCGAGTCGTTGGCGCGTGTGTGCCTGCCGCTCGACGACTCGACCGTGGTGCTGTCCGGCCACGGCCCCCAGACGACCATCGGCCGCGAGCGTGCCACCAATCCGTATGTGCGGGATGTGGCCGCCGGCCTCGGGAGCGCAGCAGCTCCCCGACGAGGAATGTGA
- a CDS encoding peptidylprolyl isomerase produces MVSSDQRRRQLAREKFERQQQRRQKSRKAKQRNAIIAAAVVLVLAGGAAYASVGLSDGDTKASDSVEDSQSSSATPSKSESTTPEPAMAIDKAAKYSMSLKTNEGDIKIAMDAAKTPHTANSFKSLADKGYFNGTKCHRLTTQGIFVLQCGDPKGDGTGGPGYTIPDENLTALGKAGADGTVTYPAGTVAMANTGQPHSGGSQFFLVYKETKLPPSYTPFGKMDDEGLKVVQELAKAGVAGGAQDGAPKKAVTIEKAAVTKV; encoded by the coding sequence GTGGTCAGCAGCGATCAGCGGCGGCGTCAGCTCGCCAGGGAGAAGTTCGAGCGCCAGCAGCAGCGTCGGCAGAAGTCCCGGAAGGCGAAGCAGCGGAACGCGATCATCGCGGCTGCGGTCGTCCTGGTCCTCGCCGGGGGCGCCGCCTACGCCTCGGTAGGGCTCTCCGACGGGGACACCAAGGCCAGTGACTCGGTGGAGGACAGCCAGTCCTCCAGCGCCACCCCGTCCAAGAGCGAGAGCACCACCCCCGAGCCCGCCATGGCGATCGACAAGGCGGCGAAGTACTCGATGTCCCTCAAGACGAACGAGGGCGACATCAAGATCGCGATGGACGCGGCGAAGACCCCGCACACCGCGAACTCCTTCAAGTCCCTCGCGGACAAGGGATACTTCAACGGTACGAAATGTCATCGACTGACCACGCAGGGCATTTTCGTGCTGCAGTGCGGGGACCCGAAGGGCGACGGCACGGGCGGGCCCGGCTACACGATCCCCGACGAGAATCTGACCGCGCTGGGCAAGGCGGGCGCCGACGGCACGGTGACCTATCCGGCCGGAACGGTGGCGATGGCCAATACCGGCCAGCCGCACAGCGGAGGCAGTCAGTTCTTCCTCGTCTACAAGGAGACGAAACTGCCGCCCAGCTACACGCCGTTCGGAAAGATGGACGACGAGGGCCTGAAGGTCGTCCAGGAACTGGCGAAGGCCGGAGTCGCCGGCGGGGCACAGGACGGCGCCCCGAAGAAGGCCGTCACCATTGAGAAGGCGGCCGTCACGAAGGTGTGA
- a CDS encoding DUF349 domain-containing protein — protein MSSDPWGRVDETGTVYVRTADGEQVVGSWQAGTPEEALAYFERKYEGLVVEIGLLERRVKTTDLSAKDAQTAIDHLRQQVDEHHAVGDLGALRVRLDALVATVDKRREERKVQKAKQNDEARHAKEALVTEAEELAQSEQWRAAGERLRALVDTWKGLPRLDRKSDDELWHRFSHARSAFSKRRKAHFASLDAQREEARKAKEKLVTEAESLSGSTDWGVTAARYRELMAEWKAAGRAQRDSEDDLWNRFRGAQDVFFAARSGVFAERDAEQGENLKLKEELAAEAEKLVPVTDLKAARAAFRSINERWEAIGHVPRDARPKVEGRMHAVERALQETEENEWRRTNPEARARAAGLTGQLQAAVDKLRGQIDAARAAGNNAKADKLAKELEGRQALLDQALKGLEEFGG, from the coding sequence GTGAGCAGCGACCCGTGGGGCCGTGTCGATGAGACGGGCACCGTGTACGTGCGTACTGCCGATGGCGAGCAGGTCGTCGGATCGTGGCAGGCGGGCACTCCCGAGGAGGCGCTGGCCTATTTCGAGCGCAAGTACGAGGGCTTGGTGGTCGAGATCGGCCTCCTCGAGCGGCGGGTGAAGACCACCGATCTCTCGGCCAAGGACGCCCAGACCGCCATCGATCATCTGCGTCAGCAGGTGGACGAGCATCACGCCGTGGGTGACCTCGGCGCGCTGCGTGTCCGCCTCGACGCTCTCGTCGCGACGGTGGACAAGCGCCGCGAGGAGCGCAAGGTCCAGAAGGCGAAGCAGAACGACGAGGCGCGGCACGCCAAGGAAGCGCTGGTCACCGAGGCCGAGGAGCTGGCGCAGAGCGAGCAGTGGCGCGCAGCGGGCGAGCGGCTGCGCGCGCTGGTGGACACCTGGAAGGGCCTTCCCCGGCTCGACCGGAAGTCCGACGACGAGCTGTGGCACCGTTTCTCGCACGCGCGCTCCGCGTTCTCCAAGCGCCGCAAGGCGCACTTCGCCTCGCTGGACGCCCAGCGCGAGGAGGCCCGTAAGGCCAAGGAGAAGCTGGTCACCGAGGCCGAGTCGCTCTCCGGCTCCACCGACTGGGGTGTGACGGCCGCCCGCTACCGCGAGCTGATGGCGGAGTGGAAGGCGGCAGGCCGCGCCCAGCGCGACTCCGAGGACGACCTGTGGAACCGTTTCCGCGGCGCCCAGGACGTCTTCTTCGCCGCGCGCAGCGGGGTCTTCGCCGAGCGGGACGCCGAGCAGGGCGAGAACCTCAAGCTCAAGGAGGAGCTCGCCGCCGAGGCCGAGAAGCTGGTGCCGGTGACGGACCTCAAGGCCGCGCGAGCCGCCTTCCGGTCCATCAACGAGCGCTGGGAGGCCATCGGCCACGTACCACGTGACGCCCGGCCCAAGGTCGAGGGCCGGATGCACGCTGTGGAGCGGGCCCTGCAGGAGACCGAGGAGAACGAGTGGCGCCGGACGAACCCTGAGGCGCGCGCGCGTGCCGCGGGTCTGACGGGCCAGCTCCAGGCGGCCGTGGACAAGCTGCGCGGGCAGATCGACGCGGCGCGCGCGGCGGGCAACAACGCCAAGGCGGACAAGCTCGCCAAGGAGCTCGAGGGCCGGCAGGCGCTGCTCGACCAGGCGCTGAAGGGCCTGGAGGAGTTCGGCGGCTGA
- a CDS encoding RelA/SpoT family protein: protein MPDEAQPAAAQPDQQAEKAAAGPVTPERKPAEKPKPALPERANGAAPVSAAKSTPAAKSTPAARPTPAPPAKSTPTPAPPGKPAPVSRTGGSSNRVRARLARLGVQRSSPYNPVLEPLLRIVRSNDPKIETSTLRQIERAYQVAERWHRGQKRKSGDPYITHPLAVTTILAELGMDPATLMAGLLHDTVEDTEYGLDTLRRDFGDQVALLVDGVTKLDRVKFGEAAQAETVRKMVVAMAKDPRVLVIKLADRLHNMRTMRYLKREKQEKKARETLEIYAPLAHRLGMNTIKWELEDLAFAILYPKMYDEIVRLVAERAPKRDEYLAIVTDEVQSDLRAARIKATVTGRPKHYYSVYQKMIVRGRDFAEIYDLVGIRVLVDSVRDCYAALGTVHARWNPVPGRFKDYIAMPKFNMYQSLHTTVIGPNGKPVELQIRTFDMHRRAEYGIAAHWKYKQEPSAGASKVRTDVPKKAGKDDHINDMAWLRQLLDWQKETEDPSEFLESLRFDLSRNEVFVFTPKGDVIALPAGATPVDFAYAVHTEVGHRTIGARVNGRLVPLESTLDNGDLVEVFTSKAEGAGPSRDWLGFVKSPRARNKIRAWFSKERREEAIEHGKDAIARAMRKQNLPIQRILTGDSLVTLAHEMRYPDISSLYAAIGEGHVAAQGVVQKLVQALGGEEAASEDIAESTPPTHGGRSKRRANADPGVVVKGVEDVWVKLARCCTPVPGDPIIGFVTRGSGVSVHRADCVNVDSLSQQPERILEVEWAPTQSSVFLVAIQVEALDRSRLLSDVTRVLSDQHVNILSAAVQTSRDRVATSRFTFEMGDPKHLGHVLKAVRGVEGVYDVYRVTSARSGA from the coding sequence TTGCCAGACGAGGCCCAGCCCGCCGCCGCGCAGCCCGACCAGCAGGCAGAAAAGGCCGCGGCAGGCCCTGTCACGCCCGAGAGGAAGCCGGCGGAGAAGCCGAAGCCGGCACTGCCCGAGCGTGCGAACGGTGCGGCCCCGGTCTCCGCCGCGAAGTCGACGCCTGCCGCCAAGTCCACGCCGGCGGCCAGGCCCACACCCGCGCCCCCCGCCAAGTCGACGCCGACGCCCGCGCCCCCCGGCAAGCCCGCGCCCGTGTCCCGGACCGGCGGCTCCTCGAACCGTGTACGCGCCCGCCTCGCCCGCCTCGGCGTGCAGCGCTCCTCGCCGTACAACCCCGTCCTGGAACCGCTGCTGCGGATAGTGCGCAGCAATGACCCCAAGATCGAGACTTCCACGCTCCGCCAGATCGAGCGCGCCTACCAGGTGGCCGAGCGCTGGCACCGCGGCCAGAAGCGCAAGAGCGGCGACCCGTACATCACGCACCCGCTCGCCGTCACCACCATCCTCGCCGAGCTGGGCATGGACCCGGCGACGCTGATGGCCGGGCTGCTGCACGACACCGTCGAGGACACCGAGTACGGCCTGGACACCCTGCGCCGTGACTTCGGCGACCAGGTCGCCCTCCTCGTCGACGGCGTCACCAAGCTCGACAGGGTCAAGTTCGGCGAGGCCGCGCAGGCCGAGACCGTACGCAAGATGGTCGTCGCCATGGCCAAGGACCCGCGCGTCCTGGTCATCAAACTCGCCGACCGGCTGCACAACATGCGCACCATGCGCTATCTCAAGCGGGAGAAGCAGGAGAAGAAGGCCCGCGAGACCCTCGAGATCTACGCGCCCCTGGCCCACCGCCTGGGCATGAACACCATCAAGTGGGAGCTGGAGGACCTCGCCTTCGCGATCCTCTATCCCAAGATGTACGACGAGATCGTGCGGCTCGTCGCCGAGCGCGCGCCCAAGCGTGACGAGTACCTCGCCATAGTGACCGACGAGGTCCAGTCCGATCTGCGAGCCGCCCGCATCAAGGCCACCGTCACCGGCAGGCCGAAGCACTACTACAGCGTCTACCAGAAGATGATCGTCCGCGGCCGTGACTTCGCGGAGATCTACGACCTGGTCGGCATCCGCGTTCTCGTGGACAGCGTCCGCGACTGCTACGCGGCGCTCGGCACCGTCCACGCGCGATGGAACCCGGTCCCCGGCCGGTTCAAGGACTACATCGCGATGCCCAAGTTCAACATGTACCAGTCGCTGCACACCACGGTGATCGGTCCCAACGGCAAGCCCGTCGAGCTGCAGATTCGTACCTTCGACATGCACCGCCGTGCCGAGTACGGCATCGCGGCGCACTGGAAGTACAAGCAGGAGCCCTCCGCCGGTGCCTCCAAGGTGCGCACCGACGTACCGAAGAAGGCCGGCAAGGACGACCACATCAATGACATGGCGTGGCTGCGCCAGCTGCTCGACTGGCAGAAGGAGACGGAGGACCCCAGCGAGTTCCTGGAGTCGCTGCGCTTCGACCTCTCCCGCAACGAGGTCTTCGTCTTCACGCCGAAGGGCGACGTCATAGCGCTGCCGGCCGGCGCCACTCCCGTCGACTTCGCGTACGCCGTGCACACCGAGGTCGGCCACCGGACCATAGGGGCGCGGGTCAACGGGCGGCTCGTCCCGCTCGAATCGACCCTCGACAACGGCGACCTGGTGGAGGTCTTCACCTCCAAGGCCGAAGGAGCCGGACCTTCGCGCGACTGGCTGGGCTTCGTCAAGTCGCCCCGGGCCCGCAACAAGATCCGCGCGTGGTTCTCCAAGGAGCGCCGCGAGGAGGCCATCGAGCACGGCAAGGACGCCATCGCGCGGGCCATGCGCAAGCAGAACCTGCCGATCCAGCGCATCCTCACCGGCGACTCGCTCGTCACACTGGCGCACGAGATGCGCTATCCGGACATCTCGTCCCTGTACGCGGCGATCGGCGAGGGCCATGTGGCCGCGCAGGGCGTCGTGCAGAAGCTGGTGCAGGCCCTCGGCGGCGAGGAGGCCGCCAGTGAGGACATCGCCGAGAGCACACCGCCCACGCACGGCGGCCGCAGCAAGCGCCGCGCCAACGCTGATCCCGGCGTGGTCGTCAAGGGCGTCGAGGACGTCTGGGTCAAGCTCGCCCGCTGTTGTACGCCCGTCCCCGGCGACCCCATCATCGGCTTCGTCACCCGCGGATCCGGCGTATCGGTTCACCGGGCGGACTGCGTCAACGTCGACTCGCTCTCGCAGCAGCCGGAGCGCATCCTCGAGGTCGAATGGGCCCCGACCCAGTCGTCCGTCTTCCTGGTCGCCATCCAGGTCGAGGCGCTCGACCGGTCCAGGCTCCTCTCGGACGTCACCCGCGTCCTGTCCGACCAGCACGTCAACATCCTGTCGGCGGCCGTCCAGACCTCCCGCGACCGGGTGGCCACCTCGCGCTTCACCTTCGAGATGGGCGACCCGAAGCATCTCGGGCATGTGCTGAAGGCGGTGCGGGGCGTGGAGGGCGTCTACGACGTGTACCGCGTGACCTCGGCCCGCAGCGGGGCGTGA